The following proteins are co-located in the Massilia litorea genome:
- the rplO gene encoding 50S ribosomal protein L15, whose product MELNTIQPADGAKHYKRRVGRGIGSGLGKTAGRGHKGQKSRSGGFHKVGFEGGQMPLQRRLPKRGFKSLNATFKAEVRLSDLNNLAVGDVDILVLKQAGILSVVARDVRVILSGEITKAVNLKGLKATAGAKAAIEAAGGSVA is encoded by the coding sequence ATGGAATTGAATACCATTCAACCAGCTGACGGCGCCAAGCACTACAAGCGTCGCGTCGGCCGCGGTATCGGCTCCGGCCTGGGCAAGACCGCCGGTCGCGGTCACAAGGGTCAGAAGTCGCGTTCGGGCGGCTTCCACAAGGTCGGCTTCGAAGGCGGTCAGATGCCTCTGCAGCGTCGTCTGCCGAAGCGTGGCTTCAAGTCGCTGAACGCTACGTTCAAGGCTGAAGTGCGTCTGTCGGACCTGAACAACCTGGCCGTCGGCGATGTCGACATCCTGGTGCTCAAGCAAGCAGGCATCCTGTCGGTGGTGGCACGCGACGTGCGCGTCATCCTGTCGGGCGAGATCACCAAAGCGGTGAACCTCAAGGGCCTGAAGGCGACCGCGGGCGCGAAAGCGGCCATCGAAGCAGCTGGCGGTTCGGTCGCTTAA
- the rpmD gene encoding 50S ribosomal protein L30 produces the protein MANTIKVQLVKGLIGTRQDHRATVRGLGLRRVNSVSELQDTPSVRGMINKVSYLVKVVS, from the coding sequence ATGGCAAACACCATCAAAGTACAACTGGTCAAGGGCCTGATCGGCACCCGTCAAGATCACCGCGCTACCGTGCGTGGTCTGGGTCTGCGTCGCGTCAACTCGGTTTCCGAGTTGCAGGACACCCCATCCGTGCGTGGCATGATCAACAAAGTCTCGTACCTCGTTAAAGTTGTTTCGTAA
- the rpsE gene encoding 30S ribosomal protein S5 produces MAKMQAKMASDKPDDGMREKMIAINRVTKVVKGGRIMGFAALTVVGDGDGRIGMGKGKSKEVPVGVQKAMEEARRNLIKVPLKNGTLHHTVSGRHGASRVMMMPAKPGTGVIAGGAMRAIFEVMGVTDVVAKSTGSSNPYNLVRATLDGLSKMSTASDIAAKRGKSVEDIIG; encoded by the coding sequence ATGGCAAAAATGCAAGCGAAAATGGCAAGCGACAAGCCGGATGATGGCATGCGCGAAAAAATGATCGCGATCAACCGCGTGACCAAAGTGGTCAAGGGTGGTCGTATCATGGGTTTTGCAGCGCTGACCGTTGTCGGTGACGGCGATGGCCGCATCGGCATGGGTAAAGGCAAGTCGAAGGAAGTTCCAGTCGGCGTGCAAAAAGCGATGGAAGAAGCCCGCCGCAACCTGATCAAGGTGCCCCTCAAGAACGGTACCCTGCACCACACCGTCTCCGGTCGTCACGGCGCCTCGCGCGTCATGATGATGCCAGCGAAACCTGGTACCGGCGTCATCGCTGGTGGCGCGATGCGCGCCATCTTCGAGGTGATGGGCGTGACCGACGTGGTCGCCAAGTCGACCGGCTCGTCGAACCCGTACAACCTGGTGCGCGCTACCCTCGACGGCCTGTCGAAGATGAGCACCGCGTCCGACATCGCCGCCAAGCGTGGCAAGTCGGTCGAAGACATCATCGGTTAA
- the rplR gene encoding 50S ribosomal protein L18, giving the protein MDKKESRLRRGRQTRIKIAQLGVNRLSVHRTNLHIYANLISPDAKVLVSASTLEADVRAELAGQSGKGGNAAAAALVGKRVAEKALQAGITEVAFDRSGFRYHGRVKALAEAAREAGLKF; this is encoded by the coding sequence ATGGACAAGAAAGAATCGCGTCTGCGTCGCGGACGCCAAACCCGCATCAAGATCGCGCAGCTGGGCGTGAACCGTTTGTCGGTTCACCGCACCAACCTGCACATCTATGCGAACCTGATCAGCCCGGATGCGAAGGTCCTGGTTTCGGCTTCGACGCTGGAAGCAGACGTGCGCGCCGAACTGGCAGGCCAGAGCGGCAAGGGCGGCAACGCTGCTGCCGCGGCACTGGTTGGCAAGCGCGTTGCAGAGAAAGCACTGCAAGCAGGGATCACCGAAGTGGCATTTGACCGCTCCGGTTTCCGTTACCACGGCCGTGTGAAGGCGCTGGCAGAAGCCGCGCGTGAAGCCGGTCTGAAGTTCTAA
- the rplF gene encoding 50S ribosomal protein L6, with protein MSRVAKMPIAVPAGAEVAITAAAITVKGPLGSLTQPLNGMVKVENNNGTLTFDVVDDSRESNAMSGTLRALVNNMVTGVTKGFEKKLNLVGVGYKAAVQGNALNLSLGFSHPVLHAMPEGITAVTPTPTEILIKGIDRQKVGQVAAEVRAYRSPEPYKGKGVRYSDEVVKLKETKKK; from the coding sequence ATGTCTCGAGTAGCTAAGATGCCAATCGCTGTCCCAGCAGGCGCCGAAGTGGCGATCACTGCAGCAGCGATCACGGTCAAAGGCCCACTGGGCAGCCTGACCCAGCCGTTGAACGGCATGGTCAAGGTGGAAAACAACAACGGCACGCTGACCTTCGACGTGGTGGACGATTCCCGTGAATCGAACGCCATGTCCGGTACCCTGCGTGCCCTGGTCAACAACATGGTGACCGGCGTGACCAAGGGCTTCGAGAAGAAGCTGAACCTGGTCGGCGTGGGCTACAAGGCAGCAGTGCAGGGCAACGCCCTGAACCTGTCCCTGGGCTTCTCGCACCCGGTGCTGCACGCGATGCCGGAAGGTATCACTGCCGTGACCCCGACCCCGACCGAAATCCTGATCAAGGGTATCGATCGTCAAAAGGTTGGCCAGGTTGCTGCCGAAGTGCGCGCTTACCGCTCCCCTGAGCCTTACAAAGGCAAGGGTGTCCGTTATTCGGACGAAGTGGTGAAGCTTAAAGAAACCAAGAAGAAATAA
- the rpsH gene encoding 30S ribosomal protein S8, with the protein MSMSDPIADMLTRIRNAQTVQKTTVAMPSSKVKVAIANVLKDEGYIEDFAVSTEGGKSELKIGLKYYTGRPVIERIERVSRPGLRVYKGKDEIPTVMNGLGVAIVSTPQGVMTDRKARANGVGGEVICYVA; encoded by the coding sequence ATGAGTATGAGCGATCCTATCGCCGATATGCTGACCCGCATTCGCAACGCACAAACTGTTCAAAAGACCACGGTCGCAATGCCGTCGTCGAAAGTCAAGGTTGCCATTGCCAACGTCCTGAAGGACGAGGGTTACATTGAAGATTTCGCCGTGTCCACCGAAGGTGGCAAGTCGGAACTGAAAATCGGTTTGAAGTATTACACCGGCCGTCCGGTTATCGAGCGCATCGAGCGCGTGTCCCGTCCTGGCCTGCGTGTCTACAAAGGCAAAGACGAGATCCCAACCGTGATGAACGGCCTGGGCGTGGCGATTGTCTCGACCCCGCAAGGCGTGATGACTGACCGCAAAGCCCGCGCCAATGGCGTCGGCGGCGAAGTTATCTGCTACGTAGCTTAA
- the rpsN gene encoding 30S ribosomal protein S14, producing MAKLALINREQKRADLVEKFAAKRAALKAIIDDQSKTEEERYEARLKLQALPRNSAPTRQRNRCAITGRPRGTFRKFGLARTKLREFAMKGEIPGMTKASW from the coding sequence ATGGCAAAACTTGCACTGATTAACCGCGAACAGAAGCGTGCAGACCTGGTGGAGAAATTCGCCGCAAAGCGTGCAGCTCTGAAAGCAATCATCGACGACCAGTCGAAGACCGAAGAAGAGCGTTACGAAGCGCGCCTGAAACTGCAGGCCCTGCCGCGTAATTCGGCCCCGACCCGCCAGCGTAACCGCTGCGCGATCACCGGCCGTCCACGTGGCACGTTCCGTAAATTCGGCCTTGCCCGTACCAAACTCCGCGAATTCGCCATGAAAGGCGAAATCCCGGGTATGACTAAAGCCAGCTGGTAA
- the rplE gene encoding 50S ribosomal protein L5 has translation MARLQQFYKDKVVADLTEKFGYKSVMEVPRLTKITLNMGVGEAIADKKVLEHAVGDLTKIAGQKPVTTKSRKAIAGFKIREGYPIGTMVTLRGARMYEFLDRFITVALPRVRDFRGVNGKSFDGRGNYNIGVKEQIIFPEIDYDKIDALRGMNISITTTAKTDDEAKALLAAFKFPFRN, from the coding sequence ATGGCCCGTCTCCAACAATTCTACAAAGACAAAGTCGTCGCTGACCTGACCGAGAAATTCGGCTACAAGTCCGTGATGGAAGTGCCGCGCCTGACCAAGATCACCCTGAACATGGGTGTTGGTGAAGCGATCGCCGACAAGAAAGTGCTCGAGCACGCTGTGGGCGACCTGACCAAGATCGCCGGCCAGAAGCCAGTGACCACCAAGTCGCGCAAGGCAATCGCCGGTTTCAAGATCCGCGAAGGCTACCCGATCGGTACGATGGTGACCCTGCGCGGCGCCCGTATGTACGAGTTCCTGGACCGTTTCATCACCGTGGCCCTGCCGCGCGTGCGTGACTTCCGTGGCGTGAACGGCAAATCGTTCGATGGTCGTGGTAACTACAACATCGGTGTCAAGGAACAGATCATCTTCCCTGAAATCGATTACGACAAGATCGACGCGCTGCGTGGCATGAACATCTCGATCACCACGACCGCTAAGACCGACGACGAAGCCAAAGCGCTGCTCGCCGCCTTCAAATTCCCGTTCAGGAACTAA
- the rplX gene encoding 50S ribosomal protein L24 — translation MDKIRKNDEVIVLAGKDKGKRGVVSRRVDAEHVIVEGVNVAKKAVKPNPMTGVQGGIVDKTMPIHVSNVALFNAATGKADRVGFKDQDGKKVRVYKSSGEEVKV, via the coding sequence ATGGATAAGATTCGTAAAAACGACGAAGTCATCGTTTTGGCCGGTAAAGACAAGGGCAAGCGTGGCGTGGTTTCGCGTCGCGTCGACGCCGAGCACGTGATCGTCGAAGGCGTGAACGTTGCCAAGAAGGCCGTCAAGCCAAACCCGATGACCGGCGTCCAAGGTGGTATCGTCGACAAGACGATGCCGATTCACGTCTCCAACGTCGCGCTGTTCAACGCCGCGACCGGCAAGGCAGACCGCGTAGGCTTCAAAGACCAGGACGGCAAGAAAGTCCGCGTCTACAAGTCGTCCGGCGAAGAAGTGAAGGTGTAA
- the rplN gene encoding 50S ribosomal protein L14: protein MIQTESRLEVADNTGAKEVLCIKVLGGSKRRYASIGDIIKVTVKVAAPRGRVKKGEIYNAVVVRTAKGVRRQDGSLVKFDGNAAVLLNAKLEPIGTRIFGPVTRELRTEKFMKIVSLAPEVL from the coding sequence ATGATTCAAACTGAAAGCCGGCTCGAAGTAGCCGACAACACCGGTGCAAAAGAAGTTTTGTGCATCAAGGTGTTGGGCGGCTCCAAGCGCCGTTATGCGAGCATTGGCGACATCATCAAGGTAACCGTCAAGGTTGCTGCGCCACGTGGCCGTGTCAAAAAAGGTGAAATTTATAACGCTGTGGTTGTGCGTACCGCTAAAGGTGTGCGCCGCCAAGACGGCTCCCTGGTGAAGTTCGACGGCAATGCCGCAGTGCTGCTCAACGCCAAGCTGGAACCGATCGGCACCCGTATCTTCGGACCAGTGACCCGCGAACTGCGCACTGAAAAGTTCATGAAGATCGTGTCCCTGGCACCTGAAGTACTGTAA
- the rpsQ gene encoding 30S ribosomal protein S17, producing the protein MNDTTKTALKRTLVGKVVSDKMDKTVTVLIERHVKHPLYGKIIVRSNKYHAHDETNQAKTGDTVEIAEGRPISKTKAWTVTRVVQVAQVL; encoded by the coding sequence ATGAACGACACCACTAAAACGGCGCTGAAGCGTACGCTGGTCGGCAAAGTCGTGTCCGACAAAATGGACAAGACGGTAACCGTACTGATCGAACGTCACGTCAAGCACCCGCTGTACGGCAAGATCATCGTGCGTTCGAACAAGTATCACGCACACGACGAAACCAACCAGGCCAAGACCGGTGACACGGTCGAGATCGCGGAAGGTCGTCCGATCTCGAAGACGAAAGCTTGGACTGTGACCCGTGTTGTGCAGGTCGCACAGGTACTGTAA
- the rpmC gene encoding 50S ribosomal protein L29 has product MKASELRGKDQEALQKELSELLKAQFGLRMQIATQQLGNTAQLKKVRRDIARVKTVMNQKEAK; this is encoded by the coding sequence ATGAAAGCATCGGAACTCCGCGGCAAGGACCAGGAAGCGCTGCAAAAGGAGCTGAGTGAGCTGCTGAAGGCCCAGTTTGGCCTGCGCATGCAAATCGCTACCCAGCAGCTGGGCAACACCGCGCAGCTCAAGAAAGTACGTCGCGACATCGCGCGTGTGAAGACTGTGATGAACCAGAAGGAAGCCAAATGA
- the rplP gene encoding 50S ribosomal protein L16 translates to MLQPSRRKYRKEQKGRNTGISHTRGTAVSFGEFGLKAVARGRITARQIEAARRAMTRHIKRGGRIWIRIFPDKPISNKPAEVRMGNGKGNPEYYVAEIQPGKVLYEMDGVDETLAREAFRLAAAKLPLATTFVVRQVGQ, encoded by the coding sequence ATGCTGCAACCATCGCGCAGGAAGTATCGTAAAGAGCAGAAAGGCCGTAACACCGGCATTTCGCACACCCGCGGCACCGCGGTCTCGTTCGGTGAATTCGGTCTGAAGGCAGTTGCCCGCGGCCGTATCACTGCACGCCAGATCGAAGCTGCACGTCGCGCCATGACCCGTCACATCAAGCGTGGCGGTCGTATCTGGATCCGTATCTTCCCGGACAAGCCGATTTCGAACAAGCCGGCCGAAGTCCGTATGGGTAACGGTAAAGGTAATCCGGAATACTACGTCGCAGAAATCCAGCCAGGCAAAGTCCTGTATGAGATGGACGGCGTCGACGAAACACTGGCGCGCGAAGCATTCCGCCTGGCCGCTGCCAAACTGCCACTGGCTACCACGTTCGTCGTGCGCCAGGTCGGCCAATAA
- the rpsC gene encoding 30S ribosomal protein S3, translating into MGQKIHPTGFRLSVTRNWASRWYAGNGNFAEMLNEDLKARAFLKKKLKNASVGRIVIERPAKNARFTIYSSRPGVVIGKKGEDIEVLKSSLTKIMGVPVHVNIEEIRKPEIDSQLIADSISQQLEKRIMFRRAMKRAMQNAMRLGAVGIKIMSSGRLNGIEIARTEWYREGRVPLHTLRADIDYGTSEASTTYGIIGVKVWVYKGDRSVTGEAPVIDTPPDEKKPRGPRRDDGKPSRGPRPAGGARPGTAAPTVRARPAVKLATPAAAAPAEKAGE; encoded by the coding sequence ATGGGACAGAAGATTCACCCAACAGGCTTCCGCCTGTCCGTCACCCGTAACTGGGCGTCGCGCTGGTACGCCGGCAACGGCAACTTCGCTGAGATGCTCAACGAAGACCTGAAGGCCCGCGCCTTCCTGAAGAAGAAGCTGAAGAACGCTTCGGTCGGCCGCATCGTCATCGAGCGTCCAGCCAAGAACGCGCGCTTCACCATCTACTCGTCGCGTCCAGGTGTCGTGATCGGTAAAAAAGGCGAAGACATCGAAGTGCTGAAGTCGTCGCTGACGAAGATCATGGGCGTGCCCGTGCACGTCAATATCGAAGAGATCCGCAAGCCGGAAATCGACTCGCAGCTGATCGCCGATTCGATCTCGCAGCAGCTCGAGAAGCGCATCATGTTCCGCCGCGCGATGAAGCGCGCCATGCAAAACGCCATGCGTCTGGGTGCCGTCGGCATCAAGATCATGTCGTCGGGCCGTCTGAACGGCATCGAAATCGCACGTACCGAATGGTACCGCGAAGGCCGTGTGCCTCTGCACACCCTGCGCGCCGATATCGACTACGGCACCAGCGAAGCATCGACCACGTACGGCATCATCGGCGTCAAGGTCTGGGTCTACAAGGGCGACCGTTCGGTCACCGGCGAAGCCCCAGTCATCGACACCCCGCCGGACGAGAAGAAGCCACGCGGCCCACGTCGTGACGATGGCAAGCCATCGCGCGGCCCACGTCCAGCCGGCGGTGCCCGTCCAGGCACTGCAGCACCAACCGTGCGTGCGCGTCCAGCCGTCAAGCTGGCGACCCCGGCCGCTGCTGCACCAGCTGAGAAAGCAGGAGAATAA
- the rplV gene encoding 50S ribosomal protein L22, which produces MMETKAILKGVRLSDQKGRLVADLIRGKKVDAALNILQFSPKKGATIIKKVLESAIANAEHNDGADIDELKVVEIYVEKGPILKRFTARAKGRGDRISKQSCHIYVTVGN; this is translated from the coding sequence ATAATGGAAACTAAAGCTATCCTCAAAGGCGTGCGCCTGTCGGATCAGAAAGGTCGCCTCGTTGCTGACCTGATCCGCGGCAAGAAAGTTGACGCAGCACTCAACATTCTGCAATTCAGCCCGAAGAAAGGTGCCACCATCATCAAGAAGGTTCTGGAATCGGCTATCGCCAATGCAGAGCACAATGATGGCGCCGATATCGACGAGCTGAAAGTCGTCGAGATCTACGTTGAAAAAGGCCCGATCCTGAAGCGCTTTACGGCACGTGCCAAAGGCCGCGGCGATCGCATTTCTAAACAATCCTGTCACATCTACGTGACTGTCGGTAACTAA
- the rpsS gene encoding 30S ribosomal protein S19 produces MTRSLKKGPFVDAHLVKKVEAAQANKDKKPVKTWSRRSTITPDFIGLTIAVHNGKLHVPVYVSENMVGHKLGEFALTRTFKGHAADKKAKK; encoded by the coding sequence ATGACTCGTTCATTGAAAAAAGGGCCGTTCGTTGACGCCCACCTGGTGAAAAAAGTCGAAGCCGCGCAAGCGAACAAAGACAAAAAGCCAGTCAAAACCTGGTCGCGCCGCTCGACGATCACGCCTGACTTCATCGGTCTGACGATCGCAGTTCACAACGGCAAGCTGCACGTGCCGGTGTACGTCTCCGAGAACATGGTTGGCCACAAGCTCGGCGAATTCGCGCTGACCCGTACGTTCAAGGGCCACGCCGCTGACAAGAAGGCGAAAAAATAA
- the rplB gene encoding 50S ribosomal protein L2 produces the protein MALVKMKPTSPGRRGMVKVVTEGLYKGRPFAALVEKKSKTAGRNNNGHITTRHIGGGHKHHYRLVDFKRQKDGIPAKVERIEYDPNRTAHIALLCYADGERQYIIATKGMAVGDSVMNGSEAPIKSGNCLPIRNIPVGTVMHCVEMLPGKGAQMARTAGAAVVLMAREGTYAQVRLRSGEVRRVHIECRATVGEVGNAEHSLRKIGKAGAMRWRGVRPTVRGVVMNPVDHPHGGGEGKTAAGRHPVSPWGQQTKGKKTRSNKRTSSMIVSRRGKK, from the coding sequence ATGGCACTCGTTAAGATGAAGCCAACCTCCCCAGGCCGCCGCGGCATGGTGAAAGTTGTGACCGAAGGCCTGTACAAGGGCCGTCCGTTCGCAGCACTGGTTGAGAAGAAATCGAAGACTGCTGGCCGTAACAACAACGGTCACATCACCACCCGTCACATCGGCGGTGGCCACAAGCACCACTACCGTCTGGTCGACTTCAAGCGCCAGAAGGACGGCATTCCTGCCAAGGTCGAGCGTATTGAATACGACCCGAACCGTACCGCGCACATCGCACTGCTGTGCTACGCGGACGGCGAGCGTCAGTACATCATCGCCACCAAAGGCATGGCTGTCGGCGACAGCGTCATGAACGGCTCGGAAGCGCCGATCAAGTCGGGTAACTGCCTGCCAATCCGTAACATCCCGGTCGGTACCGTGATGCACTGCGTCGAAATGCTGCCAGGTAAGGGTGCCCAGATGGCCCGTACCGCCGGCGCCGCCGTCGTGCTGATGGCCCGCGAAGGCACCTACGCCCAGGTCCGCCTGCGCTCGGGTGAAGTTCGTCGCGTGCACATCGAGTGCCGCGCTACCGTTGGCGAAGTCGGCAATGCCGAGCACAGCCTGCGCAAGATCGGTAAAGCTGGTGCGATGCGCTGGCGCGGTGTTCGTCCTACCGTTCGCGGTGTGGTCATGAACCCGGTCGATCACCCGCACGGTGGTGGTGAAGGTAAAACCGCAGCTGGTCGCCATCCAGTGTCGCCTTGGGGCCAACAGACGAAGGGCAAGAAGACGCGTTCGAACAAGCGTACTTCTTCGATGATCGTTTCGCGCCGCGGCAAGAAATAA
- the rplW gene encoding 50S ribosomal protein L23, whose translation MSTAIKFSEERLMKVLMAPVISEKATFVAEKNEQIVFKVLPDATKPEIKAAVELLFKVEVESVQTVNREGKQKRSGRFNGRRNHTKRAFVCLKPGQEINFVEEAK comes from the coding sequence ATGAGCACCGCAATCAAATTTAGCGAAGAGCGCCTGATGAAGGTGCTGATGGCTCCGGTCATCTCCGAAAAGGCTACCTTCGTCGCGGAAAAGAACGAGCAGATCGTGTTCAAGGTCCTGCCTGACGCGACCAAGCCGGAAATCAAGGCTGCCGTCGAGCTGCTGTTCAAGGTCGAAGTGGAATCGGTGCAAACCGTGAACCGCGAAGGCAAACAGAAGCGTTCGGGCCGTTTCAACGGTCGTCGCAACCACACCAAGCGTGCTTTCGTGTGCCTGAAGCCAGGCCAGGAAATCAATTTTGTCGAGGAGGCTAAATAA
- the rplD gene encoding 50S ribosomal protein L4, which translates to MELQLLNEQGQAGAAVAATDEVFGREYNEALIHQVVVAYAANARSGNRKQKDREEVSHTTKKPWRQKGTGRARAGMSSSPLWRGGGRIFPNSPDENFTHKVNKKMFRAGICSIFSQLAREGRLSVVENLSIEAPKTKLLSQKLQSMGLESVLVITDTIEENLLLASRNLPNVLVVEPKAADPMSLVFYKKVLVTKAALAKIEEMYA; encoded by the coding sequence ATGGAACTTCAGCTCCTGAATGAGCAAGGTCAAGCCGGCGCCGCTGTTGCCGCTACCGACGAAGTCTTCGGTCGCGAATACAACGAAGCCCTGATTCACCAGGTCGTGGTTGCTTACGCTGCTAACGCACGTAGCGGTAACCGCAAGCAGAAAGACCGTGAAGAAGTCAGCCACACCACGAAGAAGCCATGGCGCCAAAAAGGTACCGGCCGCGCTCGTGCTGGTATGTCGTCGTCGCCACTGTGGCGCGGCGGTGGTCGCATCTTCCCGAACTCGCCTGACGAGAACTTCACGCACAAGGTCAACAAGAAGATGTTCCGCGCAGGTATCTGCTCGATCTTCTCGCAGCTGGCCCGCGAAGGCCGTCTGAGCGTTGTCGAAAACCTGTCGATCGAAGCTCCGAAGACCAAGCTGCTGTCGCAAAAGCTGCAGAGCATGGGCCTGGAATCGGTCCTGGTGATCACCGACACCATCGAAGAAAACCTGTTGCTGGCATCGCGTAACCTGCCGAACGTGCTGGTTGTCGAGCCAAAAGCAGCTGACCCGATGTCGCTGGTGTTCTACAAGAAAGTCCTGGTCACCAAAGCTGCACTGGCCAAGATCGAGGAGATGTACGCATGA
- the rplC gene encoding 50S ribosomal protein L3, with amino-acid sequence MSLGLLGRKVGMMRIFTDDGDSIPVTVLDVSNNRVAQIKTPETDGYAAVQVAFGQRRASRVTKAVAGHHAKAGVEAGTMLREFRVDAAKAAELKTGDAVNVSLFEVGQKIDVQGTSIGKGYAGTIKRHNFASGRQTHGNSRSHNVPGSIGMAQDPGRVFPGKRMTGHMGDVTVTTQNLEIARIDAERQLLLVKGAVPGAKNGQVIVKPAVKTKAQKGA; translated from the coding sequence ATGAGCTTGGGCCTTCTCGGTCGCAAGGTTGGCATGATGCGCATCTTCACGGATGACGGGGACTCGATCCCAGTTACCGTGCTCGACGTGTCGAACAACCGTGTCGCACAAATCAAAACTCCTGAAACTGACGGCTATGCTGCAGTCCAGGTCGCATTCGGTCAACGTCGCGCTTCCCGCGTGACCAAGGCTGTTGCGGGTCACCACGCAAAAGCAGGCGTCGAAGCTGGCACCATGCTGCGCGAATTCCGCGTTGACGCTGCCAAGGCAGCCGAACTGAAAACTGGCGACGCAGTCAATGTCTCGCTGTTCGAAGTGGGCCAGAAGATCGACGTGCAAGGCACCTCGATCGGTAAAGGCTACGCCGGTACCATCAAGCGTCACAACTTCGCATCGGGTCGTCAGACCCACGGTAACTCGCGTTCGCACAATGTTCCTGGCTCCATCGGTATGGCGCAGGATCCAGGCCGCGTGTTCCCAGGCAAGCGCATGACCGGTCACATGGGCGACGTCACCGTCACCACCCAGAACCTGGAAATCGCCCGCATCGACGCTGAGCGTCAACTGCTGCTGGTCAAGGGTGCAGTTCCTGGCGCGAAAAACGGTCAAGTGATCGTCAAGCCAGCCGTCAAAACCAAAGCACAGAAAGGAGCTTAA
- a CDS encoding TerD family protein, with product MAISLQKGGNVNLSKEAPNLTKVVIGLGWDPRSTDGAAFDLDGSAFMLKSDAKVRGDADFIFYNNLKSSDGSVVHNGDNTTGQGEGDDETVTVDLTRVPPDIDKISFCVTIHEAESRRQSFGMVGKAFIRCLDANGNREIARYDLSEDSSTETAMIFGELYRAGGDWKFRAVGQGYNGGLGPLARSFGVNV from the coding sequence ATGGCAATCAGTCTGCAAAAGGGCGGCAACGTCAACCTCAGCAAGGAAGCACCGAACCTCACCAAGGTCGTCATTGGCCTGGGCTGGGACCCGCGCTCGACCGATGGCGCCGCCTTCGACCTCGACGGCTCCGCCTTCATGCTCAAGTCGGACGCCAAGGTGCGCGGCGACGCCGACTTCATCTTCTATAACAACCTGAAATCGAGCGACGGCTCCGTCGTCCACAACGGCGACAACACCACCGGCCAGGGCGAAGGCGACGACGAGACCGTCACCGTCGACCTGACCCGCGTCCCGCCGGACATCGACAAGATCTCCTTCTGCGTCACCATCCACGAAGCGGAAAGCCGGCGCCAGAGCTTCGGCATGGTCGGCAAAGCCTTCATTCGCTGCCTGGACGCCAACGGCAACAGGGAAATTGCCCGCTACGACCTCTCCGAGGACAGCTCGACCGAAACGGCCATGATCTTCGGCGAACTGTATCGCGCCGGCGGCGACTGGAAATTCCGCGCCGTCGGCCAGGGCTATAACGGCGGCCTCGGCCCGCTGGCCCGCTCGTTCGGCGTCAACGTCTGA